Proteins from one Streptomyces roseifaciens genomic window:
- a CDS encoding alpha/beta fold hydrolase, protein MPTIAISRGPVEYTVLEGDSEAAPLVLLHEGLGCIAMWRRFPARLAAATGRRALVFSRHGHGGSGPAPQERTPRSLHEEAHEVLPELLDRLGVHRPVLVGHSEGASIALLHAAEHPVEAVVAVAPHLFAEPQTLRGVAAAREAHASGPLAKELAFYHQDPLTVFRRWSGLWLSEAFRGWDIEGDLAGATAPVLLVQGDSDPYGTFAHLDAAERALGGPVQRLELAGCGHAPHLERPDDVVDAVQTFLATAPGPAGPPPRQETRP, encoded by the coding sequence ATGCCCACCATTGCGATATCCCGAGGGCCTGTCGAATACACCGTCCTCGAAGGCGACTCCGAGGCCGCCCCGCTCGTCCTCCTCCACGAAGGCCTGGGCTGCATCGCCATGTGGCGGCGCTTCCCGGCCCGCCTGGCGGCGGCCACCGGCCGCCGGGCCCTGGTCTTCTCCCGCCACGGACACGGCGGTTCGGGCCCGGCCCCGCAGGAGCGCACCCCGCGCTCCCTGCACGAGGAGGCCCACGAGGTCCTCCCCGAGCTGCTCGACCGGCTCGGCGTCCACCGCCCCGTGCTCGTCGGCCACAGCGAAGGCGCCTCGATCGCGCTGCTGCACGCGGCCGAGCACCCGGTCGAGGCCGTCGTCGCCGTCGCCCCGCACCTGTTCGCCGAGCCGCAGACGCTCCGCGGCGTCGCCGCGGCCCGCGAGGCCCACGCGTCCGGGCCGCTCGCCAAGGAGCTGGCCTTCTACCACCAGGACCCGCTCACGGTGTTCCGCCGCTGGAGCGGGCTGTGGCTCTCCGAGGCCTTCCGCGGCTGGGACATCGAGGGCGACCTGGCCGGCGCGACCGCCCCCGTCCTCCTCGTCCAGGGCGACAGCGATCCGTACGGCACCTTCGCCCATCTCGACGCGGCCGAGCGCGCCCTCGGCGGGCCCGTGCAGCGCCTGGAGCTGGCCGGCTGCGGCCACGCCCCGCACCTCGAACGGCCCGACGACGTCGTCGACGCCGTCCAGACCTTCCTCGCCACCGCCCCCGGCCCCGCCGGCCCGCCCCCGCGCCAGGAGACCCGACCATGA
- a CDS encoding M55 family metallopeptidase — protein sequence MKILISADMEGATGVTWPADVLPGASQWERCRHLFTSDVNAAVAGFFDGGADEVLINEAHWGMRNLLLEKLDDRAQMLTGKHKSLSMVEGVQHGDVDGIAFVGYHTGAGTPGVLAHTYLANTITGVWVDGARASEGLLNSLVVAEYGVPVVLVTGDDLTCADAKGYAPLARSVAVKDCVSRYAAVCRTPARTAADIRAAAREATALAVRYEPVTGGGPFTVDIEFDADHLAGAATVIPGVVPSGERRVSYTTATMYDGIRCFKAVTTVVSAAVEEQYG from the coding sequence GTGAAGATCCTGATCTCCGCGGACATGGAGGGCGCCACCGGTGTCACCTGGCCGGCCGACGTGCTGCCCGGCGCCTCGCAATGGGAACGGTGCCGCCATCTGTTCACCTCGGACGTGAATGCGGCCGTCGCGGGCTTCTTCGACGGCGGTGCCGACGAGGTCCTCATCAACGAAGCGCACTGGGGGATGCGCAATCTGCTGCTGGAGAAGCTGGACGACCGGGCCCAGATGCTCACCGGCAAGCACAAGAGCCTGAGCATGGTCGAGGGCGTGCAGCACGGCGATGTCGACGGCATCGCCTTCGTGGGCTATCACACGGGGGCCGGCACCCCGGGCGTCCTCGCCCACACCTACCTCGCCAACACCATCACCGGCGTCTGGGTGGACGGCGCGCGGGCGAGCGAGGGGTTGCTCAACTCCCTCGTCGTCGCGGAATACGGTGTTCCCGTGGTGTTGGTGACGGGCGACGACCTGACCTGTGCGGACGCCAAGGGATATGCGCCGCTGGCCCGTTCGGTGGCCGTCAAGGACTGCGTCTCCCGCTATGCGGCCGTCTGCCGCACCCCCGCGCGCACGGCCGCGGACATCCGCGCCGCGGCCCGGGAGGCGACGGCCCTCGCCGTGCGGTACGAGCCCGTCACCGGCGGCGGCCCGTTCACCGTCGACATCGAGTTCGACGCCGACCACCTGGCCGGTGCGGCGACGGTGATCCCGGGCGTCGTGCCCAGCGGCGAGCGCCGGGTCTCGTACACCACGGCGACCATGTACGACGGCATCCGCTGCTTCAAGGCGGTCACGACCGTCGTGTCGGCCGCGGTGGAGGAGCAGTATGGCTGA
- a CDS encoding acyl carrier protein has translation MNTVEDLCTLISSKITWGRGEEPRQLLPDTPLLEQGLLDSLSIMQIVAALDAQAGIVLPDTEIVAANFRSPQALWSVLEDLRAGVAR, from the coding sequence GTGAACACCGTAGAGGATCTCTGCACCCTGATCAGCAGCAAGATCACCTGGGGGCGCGGCGAGGAGCCCCGGCAGCTCCTGCCCGACACCCCGCTGCTCGAACAGGGCCTGCTGGACTCCCTGTCCATCATGCAGATCGTCGCCGCGCTCGACGCGCAGGCCGGCATCGTGCTGCCGGACACCGAGATCGTCGCGGCCAACTTCCGCAGCCCGCAGGCGCTGTGGAGCGTGCTGGAGGACCTCCGGGCGGGAGTAGCCCGGTGA
- a CDS encoding acyl-CoA dehydrogenase family protein, giving the protein MAMSLPTELLPAEFDELLDVAEATGAALAPFAAEVDAGRSTGHETYRVLREAGLLGLLVPREAGGAGLGFAAYSRVLAVLGAHNGAAALGFNMHNVAIGSLCESAGTPLPPAAEAFRSWLFDEVVHGRKLFASATSEAGSGAKLRGVRTSYRRTEDGGYVITGEKSFVSLAGVADYYVVAARAEGTEGSGEVSHFVVAADDRGVGFGEVHSLSAMYGTSTAGMTLDAVTVPRSRLFLGVEGMSLYKLVREPHWMIAGYTGAYLGIAEAILRFTTDHVAASPRRAASPVLQRELGRMSARLSAARALVAEAGARVDAARGSAEANAAVHAAKYVVGETGPALAQDAVRICGSVAVSRSQPLERLVREASFASVMPAKPEECLEYLGKAALGVNLYDATAFDW; this is encoded by the coding sequence ATGGCCATGTCCCTGCCCACCGAGCTGCTGCCCGCCGAATTCGACGAACTGCTCGACGTCGCCGAGGCGACCGGGGCGGCCCTCGCCCCGTTCGCCGCCGAGGTGGACGCGGGCCGCTCCACCGGCCACGAGACCTACCGCGTCCTGCGCGAGGCCGGGCTGCTCGGCCTGCTCGTGCCGCGCGAGGCCGGCGGGGCCGGGCTCGGCTTCGCCGCGTACTCCCGGGTGCTCGCCGTGCTGGGCGCGCACAACGGCGCCGCCGCCCTCGGCTTCAACATGCACAACGTCGCGATCGGCTCCCTGTGCGAGTCCGCCGGCACGCCCCTGCCGCCCGCGGCGGAGGCCTTCCGGTCCTGGCTCTTCGACGAGGTGGTCCACGGGCGGAAGCTGTTCGCCTCCGCCACCTCCGAGGCCGGCAGCGGCGCCAAGCTCCGCGGCGTGCGCACCTCCTACCGCCGCACCGAGGACGGCGGGTACGTCATCACCGGCGAGAAGTCCTTCGTGTCGCTGGCGGGAGTCGCCGACTACTACGTGGTCGCCGCCCGCGCCGAGGGCACCGAAGGCAGCGGCGAGGTCTCGCACTTCGTGGTCGCCGCCGACGACCGCGGTGTGGGCTTCGGAGAGGTGCACAGCCTGTCCGCCATGTACGGCACCAGCACCGCGGGCATGACCCTGGACGCGGTGACCGTGCCGCGCTCCCGGCTCTTCCTCGGAGTCGAGGGGATGTCCCTGTACAAGCTGGTGCGCGAACCCCACTGGATGATCGCCGGGTACACCGGCGCCTACCTGGGCATCGCCGAGGCGATCCTCCGCTTCACCACGGACCACGTGGCCGCATCGCCCCGGCGCGCCGCGTCGCCGGTGCTGCAGCGCGAGCTCGGCCGGATGTCCGCGCGGCTGAGCGCCGCCCGGGCCCTGGTCGCCGAGGCCGGTGCGCGCGTGGACGCTGCGCGCGGCAGCGCGGAGGCCAACGCCGCGGTGCACGCCGCGAAGTACGTCGTCGGCGAGACCGGGCCCGCCCTCGCGCAGGACGCCGTACGGATCTGCGGCTCGGTGGCCGTGAGCCGGTCGCAGCCGCTGGAACGGCTGGTGCGCGAGGCGTCCTTTGCCTCCGTGATGCCCGCCAAACCGGAGGAGTGCCTGGAGTACCTGGGCAAGGCCGCGCTCGGCGTGAACCTGTACGACGCGACGGCCTTCGACTGGTGA
- a CDS encoding MFS transporter has product MRANGQRRLAAAGAPAPALPAVPRTAVPTVTYVLFVVMAGGTLPTPVYALYVQRLHLSPPVVALVFAAYAVGIVAALLLFGGLSDKIGRRATLVPALVVAAASSVVFIALPTLPGLFAGRLLSGVSVGLTTGAATAYLRELHPSPPRAALIASVTNMAGLGSGALLSGVLVEYAPSPEVLPYTVLIVLLLPGAALVLLPERVVARGGGIRPQRIGVPPAVRRPFAAAAVAVFASFALLGLLAALAGNFLVQGLHNHSHLAVGLVAFSAFGSAGAAQLLAGRMTPRAGLVAGMTAVPLGLALIVTGLSAASLPVFLCGSVLGGAGAGTSFKSGLALVTSQAAPDRVSELVSGYFVAAYLGLTVPVVGVAVLLAEGTLMTAAGVFAGVVTVLCLGSIGVTAALGNRTSTRRTPP; this is encoded by the coding sequence GTGAGGGCCAATGGACAGCGGCGGCTCGCCGCAGCGGGGGCCCCGGCCCCCGCCCTGCCCGCCGTACCGCGTACCGCCGTCCCCACCGTCACGTACGTGCTGTTCGTGGTGATGGCCGGCGGCACCCTGCCCACGCCCGTCTACGCCCTGTACGTGCAGCGGCTGCACCTGTCCCCGCCGGTCGTCGCCCTGGTCTTCGCGGCCTACGCGGTGGGCATCGTGGCCGCCCTGCTGCTGTTCGGCGGGCTGTCGGACAAGATCGGGCGGCGCGCCACGCTCGTCCCGGCGCTGGTCGTGGCCGCGGCGAGCAGCGTCGTCTTCATCGCCCTGCCCACCCTGCCGGGGCTGTTCGCCGGGCGGCTGCTCTCCGGCGTCTCGGTGGGCCTGACGACGGGCGCCGCCACCGCGTACCTGAGAGAACTGCACCCCTCCCCGCCGCGGGCCGCCCTCATCGCCTCGGTCACCAACATGGCCGGGCTCGGCAGCGGGGCGCTGCTGTCGGGCGTCCTCGTGGAGTACGCGCCCTCGCCCGAGGTGCTGCCGTACACCGTCCTGATCGTCCTGCTGCTGCCGGGCGCGGCGCTCGTGCTGCTGCCCGAGCGGGTCGTGGCACGCGGGGGCGGGATCCGCCCGCAGCGGATCGGCGTGCCGCCCGCCGTGCGGCGGCCGTTCGCCGCCGCGGCGGTCGCCGTCTTCGCCTCGTTCGCGCTGCTGGGCCTGCTGGCCGCGCTGGCGGGCAACTTCCTCGTGCAAGGGCTGCACAACCACAGCCACCTCGCCGTCGGCCTGGTGGCCTTCAGCGCCTTCGGCTCGGCGGGGGCGGCCCAGCTCCTCGCGGGGCGGATGACGCCGCGCGCCGGGCTGGTCGCCGGCATGACCGCCGTCCCGCTCGGGCTCGCCCTCATCGTCACCGGCCTGTCCGCCGCGTCGCTGCCCGTCTTCCTGTGCGGCTCCGTGCTGGGCGGGGCGGGCGCGGGCACGTCCTTCAAGTCCGGCCTGGCGCTGGTGACGTCCCAGGCCGCGCCCGACCGCGTCTCGGAGCTGGTCTCCGGCTACTTCGTCGCCGCGTACCTGGGCCTGACCGTGCCCGTCGTCGGCGTGGCCGTGCTGCTGGCCGAGGGCACGCTCATGACGGCGGCCGGCGTCTTCGCCGGGGTGGTGACGGTGCTGTGCCTGGGCAGCATCGGCGTCACCGCGGCCCTCGGCAACCGCACCTCCACCCGAAGGACCCCGCCATGA
- a CDS encoding flavin reductase family protein, producing MTTALSPVDPDSYRALMASHPGGVAVVTTDDGLGTPYGFACTAWCGVSLDPPLLLVCASAKGSTLPVLAGRGWFAVNLLHGAGRRAAEAFAHRDAGRFSAVPWQPSPATGLPLLPEDAHTAAECRVHRLTPAGDHTVIIGEIVRTTTTRSAEEPPLLYGMRRYATWPVP from the coding sequence ATGACCACCGCGCTCTCCCCCGTCGACCCCGACAGCTACCGCGCCCTGATGGCGAGCCATCCCGGCGGGGTGGCCGTGGTCACCACGGACGACGGCCTCGGCACCCCGTACGGCTTCGCGTGCACGGCGTGGTGCGGCGTGTCCCTCGACCCGCCGCTGCTGCTCGTGTGCGCCTCCGCCAAGGGCAGCACCCTGCCGGTGCTCGCCGGGCGCGGCTGGTTCGCCGTCAACCTCCTGCACGGGGCGGGACGCCGCGCCGCGGAGGCCTTCGCCCACCGCGACGCGGGCCGCTTCTCGGCCGTCCCCTGGCAGCCCTCCCCGGCCACGGGCCTGCCCCTCCTCCCGGAGGACGCCCACACGGCGGCCGAATGCCGCGTCCACCGCCTGACCCCCGCCGGCGACCACACCGTGATCATCGGCGAAATAGTCCGCACGACCACCACGCGGAGCGCGGAGGAGCCCCCGCTGCTGTACGGAATGCGCCGGTACGCAACGTGGCCGGTGCCGTAG
- a CDS encoding amino acid adenylation domain-containing protein, with protein MSDLDDVRLDGLLAASARRHPSRPALTAGGRTWTYAELDRAVGDLARQLRAAGLETGDRVGVLAPKGSEAVLGIYAALRAGAVVAPLDVADPPVRTAHMVRGAGISLLLAPDRSLEGCRRAAAEAGAGPAPDEGTLDHGLNRVRTLAAADKPAPLPAPAGSGGYVLFTSGSTGRPKGVLLSHANVAHFALWAAAELGLTETDRVGSQAALTFDLTTFDLFSTAAAGACAVLMPDVLRAFPRDVVGWLHEQRITAFYAVPSLYQGMLERGGIAEDFPPSLRVAAFAGEPFAPRPLERYLGLLGDVPLYNLYGPTETNVCTYSRVPASWTADQEATIGRAVDGDVVDVLGEDGLPTDGTGEIHVAGATVFQGYLQDGTLTDPTRTVRFRDGVARRAYATGDIGRIAADGRVFLRGRGDTQVKRRGHRIDLLDVESAVLALPGVTAAAVVAKDGAHHGEIWAYVQSDGGGTGAAAAAETSPEETAEGILAGLRGLLPLRMLPDRVVPAAALPVNARGKVDRRALAARTDGPHTA; from the coding sequence ATGAGCGACCTCGACGACGTCCGCCTGGACGGCCTGCTCGCCGCGTCCGCGCGCCGGCACCCCTCCCGTCCCGCCCTCACCGCCGGGGGCCGCACCTGGACCTACGCCGAACTGGACCGCGCCGTCGGCGATCTGGCCCGGCAGCTCCGCGCGGCCGGCCTGGAGACCGGGGACCGGGTGGGCGTCCTGGCCCCCAAGGGCTCCGAGGCCGTCCTCGGCATCTACGCCGCGCTGCGGGCCGGGGCCGTCGTGGCCCCGCTCGACGTCGCCGACCCGCCCGTCCGCACGGCCCACATGGTGCGCGGCGCCGGGATCTCCCTCCTGCTCGCCCCGGACCGCTCCCTGGAGGGCTGCCGCCGCGCCGCCGCCGAGGCGGGAGCGGGCCCCGCGCCGGACGAGGGCACGCTGGACCACGGCCTGAACCGGGTGCGCACGCTCGCGGCCGCGGACAAGCCCGCCCCGCTGCCCGCGCCGGCCGGCAGCGGCGGCTACGTCCTGTTCACCTCCGGCAGCACCGGCCGCCCCAAAGGAGTGCTCCTCTCCCACGCCAACGTCGCCCACTTCGCGCTGTGGGCCGCCGCCGAGCTCGGGCTGACGGAGACCGACCGCGTGGGCTCGCAGGCCGCGCTGACCTTCGACCTCACCACCTTCGACCTGTTCAGCACGGCCGCGGCGGGCGCCTGCGCCGTCCTCATGCCCGACGTCCTGCGGGCCTTCCCGCGCGACGTCGTCGGCTGGCTCCACGAGCAGCGCATCACCGCCTTCTACGCGGTGCCCTCCCTCTACCAGGGCATGCTCGAACGGGGCGGCATCGCGGAGGACTTCCCGCCTTCCCTGCGCGTGGCGGCCTTCGCGGGCGAACCCTTCGCCCCGCGCCCCCTGGAGCGCTATCTGGGGCTCCTGGGCGACGTGCCGCTCTACAACCTCTACGGGCCGACGGAGACCAACGTCTGCACGTACAGCCGGGTGCCCGCCAGCTGGACCGCCGACCAGGAGGCCACCATCGGCCGGGCCGTCGACGGCGACGTCGTCGACGTCCTCGGCGAGGACGGCCTGCCCACCGACGGCACCGGCGAGATCCACGTCGCCGGTGCCACCGTCTTCCAGGGATACCTGCAGGACGGGACCCTCACCGACCCCACCCGCACGGTGCGCTTCCGCGACGGCGTCGCCCGCCGCGCCTACGCCACCGGCGACATCGGCCGCATCGCCGCCGACGGCCGCGTGTTCCTGCGCGGCCGCGGCGACACCCAGGTCAAGCGGCGCGGCCACCGCATCGACCTGCTCGACGTCGAGAGCGCCGTGCTCGCACTGCCCGGCGTCACCGCCGCCGCCGTCGTCGCCAAGGACGGCGCGCACCACGGCGAGATCTGGGCGTACGTCCAGAGCGACGGGGGCGGGACGGGGGCCGCGGCCGCTGCCGAGACCTCCCCCGAGGAGACCGCCGAGGGGATCCTCGCCGGTCTGCGCGGGCTCCTGCCGCTGCGCATGCTGCCCGACCGCGTCGTCCCCGCCGCCGCCCTGCCCGTCAACGCCCGCGGCAAGGTCGACCGCCGCGCGCTCGCCGCCCGCACCGACGGGCCGCACACCGCCTGA
- a CDS encoding acyl-CoA dehydrogenase family protein, whose protein sequence is MSAADRLLRSGPPGAEAVVDEYRDRALPLVEQLAGKGFRDQWEALAGLGVLCLDAPEPGPGASAGAAAPGPVTRSLAMIEGIGLAGADPGVVYAMASQVFGMEYPLRAVLPAGAWRSVARIQEGRELLCHALTERKGGSDPLSMDTRATRDGDGYVLEGAKTFITAAPVADLALVFARTEQGRSPFSLSAFLFPVATAGVTRAEAFAKTALPGVPMGELAFDGVRLDAGSLVGGEGSGLAILSSTTTWERALLLGYALGPMRRTLQRLTDWASERGHFGRRMGSSHQVAARISDMALVLHRSRTLLYAMAARLDAGTPTRRLSAEAALTKISVSEDYVRLTEHATALSGVRAFIADSELPADLHSPMAALTYAGPNDLLRIGVAREFGLPVEN, encoded by the coding sequence GTGAGCGCCGCCGATCGCCTGCTGCGCTCCGGTCCCCCGGGGGCCGAGGCCGTGGTGGACGAGTACCGCGACCGGGCGCTGCCCCTGGTGGAGCAGCTGGCCGGCAAGGGCTTCCGCGACCAGTGGGAGGCCCTCGCCGGGCTCGGCGTGCTTTGTCTGGACGCCCCGGAGCCCGGGCCCGGGGCGTCCGCGGGCGCCGCCGCCCCCGGGCCCGTCACCCGCTCGCTGGCCATGATCGAGGGCATCGGCCTGGCCGGCGCCGACCCCGGCGTCGTCTACGCCATGGCCTCCCAGGTGTTCGGCATGGAGTATCCGCTGCGCGCCGTGCTCCCGGCCGGCGCGTGGCGGTCCGTCGCCCGCATCCAGGAGGGGCGGGAGCTGCTGTGCCACGCCCTCACCGAACGCAAGGGCGGCAGCGACCCGTTGTCGATGGACACCCGCGCCACGCGCGACGGCGACGGCTACGTTCTGGAGGGCGCCAAGACCTTCATCACCGCCGCCCCCGTGGCCGACCTGGCCCTCGTCTTCGCCCGCACCGAGCAGGGCCGCTCGCCCTTCTCCCTGTCCGCCTTCCTGTTCCCCGTCGCCACCGCGGGCGTGACCCGTGCCGAGGCGTTCGCCAAGACCGCGCTGCCCGGCGTGCCGATGGGCGAGCTGGCCTTCGACGGCGTACGCCTGGACGCGGGCAGCCTGGTGGGCGGCGAGGGGTCGGGCCTGGCGATCCTCTCCTCCACCACCACCTGGGAGCGGGCCCTGCTGCTCGGCTACGCCCTCGGCCCGATGCGCCGCACCCTGCAGCGCCTGACGGACTGGGCTTCCGAGCGCGGCCACTTCGGCCGCCGCATGGGCTCCAGCCACCAAGTGGCCGCCCGCATCAGCGACATGGCGCTCGTCCTGCACCGCTCCCGCACGCTGCTGTACGCCATGGCGGCGCGGCTCGACGCGGGTACGCCCACCCGCCGGCTGTCGGCCGAGGCCGCCCTGACCAAGATCTCCGTCTCCGAGGACTACGTACGGCTGACCGAGCACGCCACCGCGCTGTCGGGCGTACGGGCCTTCATCGCCGATTCCGAACTCCCCGCCGATCTGCACAGCCCCATGGCGGCGCTCACTTATGCAGGCCCCAACGACCTGCTGCGCATCGGGGTCGCCCGTGAATTCGGGCTCCCCGTCGAAAACTGA
- a CDS encoding M20/M25/M40 family metallo-hydrolase, which translates to MAEITTEEAVGPEGAEVRVDERALDEAVCFTSDLIRIDTTNRGAGDCRERPAAEYVAAALSGAGIEPVLLEKEPGRTNVVARVPGTDPGAPALLVHGHLDVVPADPAEWSVHPFSGEIRDGVVWGRGAVDMKNTDAMVLSVVRAWARTGARPPCDIVLAFTADEEDRAWTGAAFLAEEHPGLFEGCRYAIGESGAYTFHADGGLRLYPVAAGERGTAWLKLTARGRAGHGSKPNQANAVTRLAEALARIGRHRWPVRLSPVVSAALVEIAALHGIEADPGAPGFDADALLEELGSASRLLAPTVRNSSNPTMLDAGYKVNVIPGAAVGHVDGRVVPGGEEEFRTTLDRLTGPHVEWEYYQKGTALQAPLATPLFSLMREALERFDPDGHAVPFCMSGGTDANQFSRLGIDCYGFAPLKLPPGFDYQALFHGVDERVPCDALHFGVRVLDHFLMNAA; encoded by the coding sequence ATGGCTGAGATCACGACGGAAGAGGCGGTAGGGCCGGAGGGGGCGGAAGTCCGGGTGGACGAGCGCGCCCTCGACGAGGCGGTGTGCTTCACCTCCGACCTGATCCGCATCGACACGACCAACCGCGGCGCGGGCGACTGCCGGGAGCGGCCCGCCGCCGAGTACGTGGCCGCGGCGCTGAGCGGGGCCGGCATCGAGCCGGTGCTGCTGGAGAAGGAGCCCGGCCGGACGAACGTCGTCGCCCGGGTGCCGGGCACCGATCCGGGCGCCCCCGCGCTGCTCGTCCACGGCCACCTCGACGTGGTCCCCGCCGACCCCGCCGAGTGGAGCGTCCACCCCTTCTCGGGCGAGATCCGCGACGGCGTGGTGTGGGGCCGCGGCGCCGTCGACATGAAGAACACCGACGCCATGGTCCTGTCGGTCGTACGGGCCTGGGCGCGCACCGGCGCCCGGCCCCCGTGCGACATCGTGCTCGCCTTCACCGCCGACGAGGAGGACCGCGCCTGGACGGGCGCCGCCTTCCTGGCCGAGGAGCACCCGGGCCTGTTCGAGGGCTGCCGGTACGCGATCGGCGAGTCGGGCGCCTACACCTTCCACGCCGACGGCGGGCTGCGGCTGTACCCGGTGGCGGCGGGGGAGCGGGGCACGGCCTGGCTCAAGCTCACGGCGCGCGGCAGGGCGGGCCACGGCTCGAAACCCAATCAGGCCAACGCCGTCACCCGGCTGGCCGAGGCGCTGGCCCGGATCGGCAGACACCGCTGGCCGGTGCGGCTGTCCCCGGTCGTGAGCGCCGCCCTCGTGGAGATCGCCGCCCTGCACGGCATCGAGGCCGACCCCGGCGCGCCGGGCTTCGACGCCGACGCGCTGCTGGAGGAGCTGGGCTCCGCGTCCCGGCTCCTGGCCCCGACGGTCCGCAACAGCTCCAACCCGACGATGCTGGACGCGGGGTACAAGGTCAACGTGATCCCGGGGGCCGCCGTCGGGCACGTGGACGGGCGCGTCGTGCCGGGCGGCGAGGAGGAGTTCCGCACCACGCTGGACCGGCTCACCGGGCCGCACGTGGAGTGGGAGTACTACCAGAAGGGCACGGCGCTGCAGGCCCCGCTCGCCACCCCGCTGTTCTCCCTGATGCGGGAGGCGCTCGAGCGCTTCGACCCCGACGGGCACGCGGTGCCGTTCTGCATGTCCGGCGGCACCGACGCCAACCAGTTCTCGCGCCTGGGCATCGACTGCTACGGGTTCGCCCCGCTGAAGCTGCCCCCGGGCTTCGACTACCAGGCGCTGTTCCACGGCGTCGACGAGCGGGTGCCCTGCGACGCGCTGCACTTCGGGGTGCGGGTGCTCGACCACTTCTTGATGAACGCAGCCTGA